One genomic window of Solea solea chromosome 12, fSolSol10.1, whole genome shotgun sequence includes the following:
- the crabp1a gene encoding cellular retinoic acid-binding protein 1a has protein sequence MPNFTGTWKMKKSEKFDELLKALGVNAMLRKVAGAAASNPQVEIRQDGEQFYIKTSTSVRTTEINFHIGKEFDEETVDGRKCKSLATWESENKIHCQQTLVDGPGPKTFWTRELNGDELTLIFGADDVVCTRIYMRE, from the exons ATGCCTAACTTTACTGGCACctggaagatgaagaagagtgAGAAATTTGACGAACTTCTCAAAGCTCTGG GGGTGAACGCCATGCTGAGGAAGGTGGCTGGGGCAGCAGCCTCTAACCCTCAGGTGGAGATCCGTCAGGACGGGGAACAGTTCTACATCAAGACATCCACCAGTGTGCGCACCACCGAGATCAACTTCCACATCGGTAAAGAGTTTGACGAGGAGACGGTGGACGGACGCAAGTGCAAG AGTCTCGCCACCTGGGAGTCGGAGAACAAGATCCACTGTCAGCAGACTCTGGTGGACGGTCCCGGCCCCAAGACGTTCTGGACCCGAGAACTGAATGGAGATGAGCTAACACTG ATATTTGGGGCCGATGATGTCGTGTGCACACGGATCTACATGCGGGAATGA